A genomic region of Sideroxydans sp. CL21 contains the following coding sequences:
- the ftsX gene encoding permease-like cell division protein FtsX, with protein MRTLNEHLRVLRFTLRHLLLTPNASLLNILIIGIALSLPVGGYVLLKSAQTIGSRIAGTPQVSVFLASGTSASASEIDHIGDKLRQHAGIKRIEFVSRDAALKKLQQSTGLADVIGGLSQNPLPDAFVIYPEDGSVAALEALRDELKTWQHFEHVQLDSAWVHKLEALLDFGRMAVAILAALLSFALIAITFNTIRLQILTRREEIEVAKLIGATDAFIRRPFLYFGLTQGLLGGIAAWLLVAASLQLLNHQIGALTQLYVSNFSLQHLSPVDSITLLGFSAYLGWLGAWFSVSQHLWQIEPR; from the coding sequence ATGAGAACGCTCAACGAACACCTGCGCGTGCTTCGATTCACCCTGCGCCACTTGTTACTCACGCCCAATGCGTCGTTGCTGAATATCCTCATCATCGGCATCGCCCTGAGTCTGCCGGTTGGAGGCTATGTGTTGTTGAAAAGCGCACAGACGATTGGTTCCCGGATCGCGGGCACACCGCAGGTAAGCGTGTTCCTTGCTTCCGGCACCAGCGCCAGCGCCAGCGAGATCGATCATATTGGAGACAAACTCAGGCAGCACGCCGGCATCAAACGCATCGAATTTGTATCGCGAGATGCTGCTTTGAAAAAATTGCAACAAAGTACAGGCTTGGCAGACGTGATCGGCGGATTGTCGCAAAACCCGTTGCCGGATGCTTTTGTCATCTACCCGGAAGACGGCAGTGTGGCGGCACTGGAGGCCTTGAGGGATGAACTGAAAACGTGGCAGCACTTCGAGCATGTTCAACTGGACTCGGCCTGGGTGCATAAACTGGAGGCCCTGCTGGATTTCGGACGCATGGCAGTCGCCATTCTTGCGGCGTTATTGAGCTTCGCTCTGATCGCCATCACCTTCAATACCATCCGTTTGCAGATACTCACGCGACGCGAGGAAATCGAAGTAGCCAAGCTCATCGGCGCCACCGATGCCTTCATTCGCCGTCCCTTTCTTTATTTCGGCCTCACCCAGGGATTGCTGGGCGGAATCGCGGCGTGGCTGCTGGTTGCAGCCAGCCTGCAACTGCTCAATCACCAGATCGGCGCGCTGACCCAGCTTTATGTCAGCAACTTCAGCTTGCAACACCTCTCCCCGGTCGACAGCATAACTCTGCTTGGATTCTCCGCTTATCTGGGATGGCTGGGAGCATGGTTTTCTGTTTCGCAACACCTGTGGCAGATTGAGCCCCGCTAG
- the ftsE gene encoding cell division ATP-binding protein FtsE, producing MIKLNQVYKRYPGGHEALKNLSFDVAEGEMVYLTGHSGAGKSTLLKLIAAIERPSSGGVLVKGQNIRSIKPAAIPHLRRNIGLIFQDHKLLFDRNAFDNVMLPLQICGFDHRESAKRVRAALDKVGLLDREKANPVALSGGEQQRLCIARAIVNRPTILLADEPTGNLDTEYSNEIMNIFKSFHQVGVTLLISTHDESILRQFPARALHLKKGELQT from the coding sequence ATGATCAAACTCAACCAGGTCTACAAACGCTACCCCGGCGGGCATGAAGCGCTGAAAAATCTCAGCTTCGATGTCGCCGAGGGTGAGATGGTATATCTGACCGGACACTCCGGTGCAGGCAAGAGTACGCTGCTCAAACTTATTGCCGCCATTGAACGCCCGAGCAGTGGCGGAGTGCTGGTTAAAGGGCAGAACATCCGATCCATCAAACCCGCCGCCATCCCGCATTTGCGCCGCAACATCGGGCTGATCTTCCAGGATCACAAATTGCTGTTCGACCGCAATGCTTTCGACAACGTGATGCTGCCCCTGCAGATTTGCGGCTTTGATCATCGCGAGAGTGCCAAACGCGTGCGCGCAGCGCTGGACAAGGTCGGACTGCTTGATCGCGAAAAAGCGAATCCTGTCGCGCTCTCCGGCGGCGAGCAGCAGCGTCTTTGCATCGCCCGCGCCATCGTGAACCGTCCCACCATCCTGCTGGCAGACGAGCCCACCGGCAATCTCGACACCGAATACTCGAACGAGATCATGAACATCTTCAAATCGTTCCACCAGGTCGGGGTCACGCTGCTCATCTCCACCCACGACGAGAGCATCCTGCGCCAGTTTCCTGCGCGCGCCTTGCACCTCAAAAAGGGGGAGCTGCAAACATGA
- the ftsY gene encoding signal recognition particle-docking protein FtsY, translating to MFSFLKKTPASAESTNWLARLTNGLARTGGQLTALLVPGGRIDEDLYEELETILITADVGMDATRSLLADVRRHVKEERLTEAGQLKEALAHALFKMLQPLAQPLDASAHKPFVIMLCGVNGAGKTTSIGKLAKHFQGQGKSVLLAAGDTFRAAAREQLMEWGKRNGVTVIAQQSGDAAAVIYDAVQAAQARGIDIVLADTAGRLTTQAHLMEEIKKVKRVIAKALPDAPHEVLLVLDANTGQNALSQVKAFDDALNVTGLVLTKLDGTAKGGVIAAIAKAHPIPVRFIGVGEGLDDLRPFMAEDFVDALLGHGQ from the coding sequence ATGTTTAGTTTTCTGAAAAAAACTCCCGCCTCCGCCGAATCGACAAACTGGCTAGCCCGCTTGACGAATGGCTTGGCGCGCACAGGTGGACAGCTCACTGCCCTGCTGGTTCCCGGCGGCAGGATAGACGAAGATCTTTACGAAGAGCTGGAGACCATTCTCATTACCGCCGATGTGGGCATGGATGCAACGCGTTCGCTGCTGGCTGATGTGCGTCGCCATGTGAAGGAGGAGCGGTTGACTGAAGCCGGCCAATTGAAGGAAGCGCTGGCGCACGCCCTGTTCAAGATGTTGCAGCCGCTGGCGCAACCCCTGGATGCCAGCGCGCACAAGCCTTTCGTCATCATGCTGTGCGGCGTCAACGGCGCGGGCAAGACCACCTCCATTGGCAAACTGGCCAAACACTTCCAGGGCCAGGGGAAATCGGTGCTGCTGGCTGCAGGCGACACCTTCCGCGCTGCGGCCCGCGAACAACTCATGGAATGGGGCAAGCGCAACGGCGTCACCGTGATTGCGCAGCAAAGCGGCGATGCTGCCGCAGTGATTTATGACGCAGTGCAGGCTGCACAGGCACGCGGTATCGACATCGTACTGGCAGATACCGCCGGACGCCTGACCACGCAAGCGCACCTGATGGAAGAAATCAAAAAAGTGAAGCGCGTGATCGCCAAGGCCTTGCCCGATGCACCGCATGAGGTACTGCTGGTGCTGGACGCCAACACCGGACAGAACGCGCTATCGCAAGTCAAAGCTTTCGATGATGCGCTGAATGTCACCGGACTGGTGCTGACCAAACTCGATGGCACTGCCAAAGGCGGCGTCATCGCCGCCATCGCCAAGGCGCATCCGATTCCAGTACGCTTCATCGGCGTGGGGGAAGGATTGGACGATTTACGGCCGTTCATGGCTGAAGATTTTGTAGACGCACTACTTGGCCACGGACAATGA
- a CDS encoding pitrilysin family protein produces MRIRLIVIALLLQISSVAQADVYEKTLSNGLKVIVKEDHRAPVLVQQVWYHTGSMDEKTGTTGVAHVLEHMMFKGTKKVPVGQFSKIIAAAGGRENAFTSYDHTAYFQQLHKSKLALAMELESDRMHNLQMAEKEFNKEIKVVMEERRWRTDDDPHSLMYEKLMATAFSEHPYHHPVIGWMIDIQNMTAADALNWYKTWYAPNNATLVIAGDVKASEVFALAQRYYGGIPAVKLPQRKAVGEAAQLGIQRIVVKAPAELPYLIMAYHAPTLRDTEKDWKPYALEMLAGVLDGNSSARLNKALVRDQQVAMDVGTGYDSVARGPGMFVLEGTPREGKTVGDVENAIREQLALLVRDGVSADELQRVKAQVMAGEVYKRDSVFYQAMQIGQMESDGLSYKDIPVMLQKLQAVTAQQVQDVAREIFNDDQLTVATLDPQPLSGKPMHAGGAFHVH; encoded by the coding sequence ATGAGAATCCGTTTAATAGTTATTGCGCTATTGCTTCAAATTTCGTCCGTGGCGCAGGCGGATGTGTACGAAAAGACCTTGAGCAACGGGCTCAAGGTCATTGTGAAGGAAGACCACCGTGCCCCCGTGCTGGTGCAGCAGGTGTGGTACCACACGGGGAGCATGGATGAAAAAACCGGGACCACCGGCGTGGCGCATGTGCTGGAACATATGATGTTCAAAGGGACAAAAAAGGTTCCGGTCGGACAGTTCTCGAAGATCATCGCTGCGGCTGGCGGGCGCGAGAACGCATTTACCAGCTACGACCACACCGCTTACTTCCAGCAACTGCATAAATCCAAACTGGCTTTGGCCATGGAACTTGAATCGGACCGTATGCACAATCTGCAGATGGCTGAAAAAGAGTTCAACAAGGAAATTAAAGTGGTGATGGAAGAGCGCCGCTGGCGCACCGACGATGACCCCCACTCGCTGATGTATGAAAAACTGATGGCAACGGCGTTTTCCGAACATCCTTACCATCACCCCGTGATCGGCTGGATGATCGATATCCAGAACATGACTGCAGCCGACGCATTGAACTGGTACAAGACCTGGTATGCGCCCAACAATGCGACATTGGTGATAGCAGGCGACGTCAAGGCAAGCGAGGTATTTGCATTGGCGCAGCGATACTACGGCGGAATACCCGCCGTGAAATTACCGCAGCGAAAGGCCGTGGGCGAAGCGGCTCAACTCGGCATCCAGCGCATCGTGGTCAAGGCACCGGCAGAACTTCCCTATCTCATCATGGCCTATCATGCCCCGACCTTGCGCGATACCGAAAAGGACTGGAAGCCGTATGCCCTGGAAATGCTGGCCGGCGTGCTGGATGGCAACAGTTCCGCGCGTTTGAACAAAGCACTGGTACGAGACCAGCAAGTGGCAATGGATGTGGGTACCGGCTACGACAGTGTGGCACGCGGTCCGGGTATGTTCGTGCTGGAAGGAACGCCCCGGGAAGGCAAGACTGTGGGCGATGTCGAGAATGCCATTCGCGAGCAACTTGCATTGCTGGTGCGCGACGGTGTGAGTGCCGACGAGTTGCAGCGCGTCAAGGCGCAGGTGATGGCAGGCGAAGTCTACAAACGCGATTCGGTGTTTTATCAGGCGATGCAGATCGGCCAGATGGAAAGCGATGGACTTTCATACAAGGACATACCGGTGATGCTGCAGAAATTGCAGGCGGTCACTGCGCAGCAAGTACAGGATGTGGCGCGCGAGATATTCAACGACGACCAACTGACTGTCGCAACGCTTGATCCCCAACCCTTATCAGGCAAACCCATGCATGCCGGAGGAGCATTCCATGTTCACTAG